The DNA region GTTGAGAAGCCTGAAGATCAGGACGTTTATCTGAAAGATAAAAAAACTAATCAGTTACTTAGTTTCTCTTAAAAaccaaataacaaaataaataaagatataGCATTAACCTCCACAGATGACACCAGGTTCTTCATTGTGCACACAGTTGTGTCCCCAaaggtacagtagatgtgcGCAGTCTGTTATCGCGACTCATTTCCCCTGCACTGAACATCATCCAACCAGATTGGTCCAGTGCCTTGTCCAATTCACCTCAGCATCTGACAGACTTCATAAATCATCACACACCGTCCCCCACTGGTTATTTATGAAAACCTCCACTCTGCCAGAGCAGTGGCTGGTGGGGTGGACCAGACTCAGAGGGAGTGAAGGCGTAGTAGTGGTTGTGAGAGCATGAGAATAATCCgctaaatgaatgaaaagtaaTATAAAGCCAGTTAATGTACCCACTTGGAAAGTTTCCTTTTTCCTTATTGCTAATCAGCCAGTTTGGCAAATCTAACGAGGTCACCTAAAGTTGTTTTCACGCCCGGACATTATGTTCAAATATTTCAGAAGGAAGCTATGTCAAAGTAGGTTggatagtagtagtagtagtagtaatatgCAAGACAGTTGagcaactaaaaaaaaacaaattttccaCGTACTGTATATCTTTAATTAAGCACCAagaatacagtatgtgtcaccAAGTGAACTGTTTGCATTGTTAAAGCATTTAACTGGTGTTTAATTAATtatctatttacagtataatgtacCACATGCAAGCTTGAGTAAAAGAgggtaatatttttttaatttaaccaATAATTTTCACTGAAACTGGAGCTTTACTAATTTGTTTAGTTCTGTGATTAACGACAGCACAGTTACAGTGTAGCAAAACGTCGCTGTCTGAGCAGTGGATAGTCTTTTTTTGGTTTCATTCCTGCAGGTCTGCAGACACATTTGTCATAATGATTTACCAAGGGTTCTGTTCAGTGTAAATAAGAGAAAACACTGCAGTCTAGGATAAACATCCAATGGCATAACCAACACGCCTACATGAAGTCCAAGAATCAACACATGAAGAAACTCGCCAGTGAGTTTTACACAGCTTGGTTCACAGGAAAACAGCAATGACAGCTGTTTGATAATCAGAATTAGCATTATttgccaagtttgcacaggacaagcaAGGAATCGGTTACAGGCTGACTCGATCTTTTTGTATTCTCATATTTCATTACACTTTTACAGTAGAATGAAACATGAATTTTTAGATATTTATTACAGTCACTTTCATAAATTTACAACACACTATATCACACGGGGCTATTGCACTGAGTCCTTGCTTTAGTTCGCAGTCATGCTGACATCCCGTTTTCTGAGTCTGGCCAtgtacagatgctcaatggaaGGAAACTCAGTCCCAATGCTTTTCTCtacagtctgtgtctgtcctgcttggtggctgagtcaaaccacacagtgatggagtcGCAgtggacagatggacagacggaTGATGACCGTGTAGAAAAtggtctgcagctcctgaggcacattgaacttcctgagctgtctcaggaatGTACGTACagtatgcagactcatcactgTCCTGGATCAGCCCAGTTAAAGAATGGTATTGATAAATGACAATCCAGGAAAATCACAGCTTGACCTGAATATACAGTACCTTGGCAAAAAACATGATACTCAAGGAAACACTAGACATGACCTGATAGGAGTTGTGAGATATAGTGacggaaaacaaaaaatggCATGCAAGTATTACATGTTTTTAATGACTTGACCAGGAGTGGCTGAGATAATGGTTCAGTGATTAGGTACAGGTCCTGGGTTTGtgattacaaaataaaatatcagcCTCAGAGTTATTTAGAACAGGAACTTTGATGAGGGGCGGAGACGATCAGAACAGTGGTAATACAGTAGGTCTAAGGTCTGTTCAGGAATAGACTCAAAAATGGTCGCAAGGCATCAGGAGGAGTCAAAGTTCAAGAGACAATACATCATCACCATCAGTGAGTTTCACACAGCTCAGTCCACAGGAAAAAAGTAACAGCAAGAGTTTAATAATCGAGGAAGTTCACAGCTTGACACGAATATGCCCTGGCATAAAACATGATACTCAAGGAAACACAAGGCTTGACAAGATTTACAGCATCAGTTCATAACATGATACACCAGTATCATTCAGCGTGAGGTCATGTGACATACATGTAGTGCGTCAGTTCGTCGCATgataaaaaacagaacaggcCAGTAGGAGGGCAACAACCCAGCAGCCGGACCACTACCTCTGCCTTTGTGCAAGGAGGGACTGGAGGAGCACTGCCAGAGGTGACACACGTGAAACAGCCTGGAGACAACGTTTCTGCCTGCAACAACCTCCAGCATGACCGGTTTGGCAGTGGGTCAGTAATGGCGTGGGCTGACACTTCATTGAAGGGCCACACAGCCCTCCACGTGCTCACCAGAGGTAGCCTGTCTGCCATTAGGTACCGAGATGAGATCCTTAGACTCATTGGCATTGATGCTATGGACCGGCCCGTCCGTTCCCCAGACCTGAATACAGTTGAGCGCATCTGGGACAGCATGTCTTGCTTCATCCACCAACACCACGTTGTATCACAGACTGTCCAGGATTTGGCAGTCGCTTTTATCCAGCTCTGGGAGGAGATTCCTCAGGAGACCATCCACCACCTCCTCAGGAGCATGCCTAGGTGTTGTAGGGAGCTCATACAGGCACATGGAGACCCCACACACTAGTGAGCCTCATTTGACTTGTTTTACATCAAAGTTGGATAAGCCTGAggtgtgtttttccacttcaATTTTGATGATTGacaatttgtgttttttctgttcaTGCAACTATGAAAACAAAGTATTTACAGTAATCAAAAAGAATCATTAATTCAGATCTAGGATGTGTTATTTTAGTGTAgtattcatttagtttttttttacttttactaaaTAAACATTGGAGAAACTCCCCCAGCAGAGAAAAGGGTTTCTAATAGTGTCACAATAGTGACACTGCATTGAATAGAGTTTCTTCCTTGTTGAATGACATGTTTTTTGAAAGTGGACAAgttgtgaagaaaatgaagagtGGAACAGTGTGGTTTTACGACAGGTCTGTTGAGGTTGACATTGACCAGTGTAGGGGGTGATAGACAGACACGGACATATTTAATTAGAGCGTGACATTAGTTCTATACTATGTGTGAGACAAACATTTGAGGAAGCAGCTGTGTTCAGTaatggcttggtggctcagtggtagagcgttggttaggtcccaggttcaaacccccaccagagcatcaagtgtgtccttgagttcACACTGGCTCCCTGGGCACCTTGGGCACtactcccccaggggatgggttaaatgcagacaAATTTTGTTATTACATTGTATGTAATAATGACcaacagacatacagtatcatctctttctgtatttaataaaaataattatctaagacagcacagacagtgaTAAAACACTGATCTCACCTGTGTTTAATGCCAAAGATATTTTATTAGATTCTACCAGTGATTATTTACTGTAGTAAACTAAGAAGGGAATAAACTGCTTAAAGCCATGTTACTTAATTAGTATTCAGACTCTTCACGTCTGCTTTACAAGGCATCAGGAGACTGACAGAACTGTGATACAGCTCCAGCCTTGAAGAACAGCAGGAATAATACAGTCATAATGAACAAGTATGTTGTATGAAGTATGTTGAACTTCAGTTTAATTACACAGCTGAAAGCATGTGTGACAGAATACTGTACAAAAAGTTTTAATAAAATGGTCTTAAACTCCATTGGCCACATTTAATTTGTCaagctgaaaggaaaaaaagattgggttaataaaatacaaaaacatatataaatagAAGTCAGTGCTGAATGTATAAGCTTCTATAGTATATTGAATTTCATTGGTTTCTGTCTCATTGTACACTGATACCTGCAGCACAAGGGTTAATGTATTCTGTAACTGCATTGTCAcctgaaagaaagagaaattACAAAGTCAAACCTTGTGTCCAACATGTAAAAACATGTTAAACAGTTTTTGTGAGACAGGACTCACTTGGTTGGTAGTAGTCGTAGATCTTGACTACAGCTGGCTTCAGGTTCTGGACTGCTATCTCCTGAACGAGGTCCAAGGTGTGCTCCAATGGTAAACCCTTTGGTACCTGTTAAAAGTAAAGATCTGAATCAGCTACAGAcaatcttcatcctcatcttttcatctctgctgcaAATTCATCTTACCAGTGAAAAATAGACCAGAACACGATCTTCCTCTTGTTCAACACGATCCACAAATAATTTTAGTTTGAGCTGTGGAGAAATTAGAGTATGTAGATATGTAACTTGCATCATTACCTCTACAGTAACATGGCATATTTCTCGTATTCCAGAAACTGTATTGTAGTAACTCACGTTTTTCAGAGAGTCTGGGTCTGGGACAAACCCAGACAGCATTTTAATATCCAGAATGACCATGTTAGTActgttttcctttcctttgtATCTGTAATGGAATCCAGAGAAGTGATGAAGCATCAGTTCATTAAGATTAATATGGATCTCTATGGATCTCTTCATCACTTACTGAGATTTCAGCTTTAGAGTGAGTTTAGGTCTGTGGGATTTACTGGTACAATCCACCTCTGGTGTGACCTCCACACTTAAAGTGGTGTCATCGGCAGGAGGTGGGATGTTGTAGTGATGAGAAATCTGGGAaccagtaaaagaaaaaaagaaaacagagattGACTGAAAAGAAACTGGCTGACTCACTCTGGAGTTAGTGTGAAATACTAAATACTTTTCTGCAAGATGTATTTaggtttatttaatttttttttttaattttaattaatggGACAATACAACAAAGAATATACATGAAGGAAAACCTCAGTGCTGACTGACCTGCAGGGAAGCGCATGCGGTGCCCTTCACCTCCAGGCTGTACTTTCCTGTTGTGTCCTGCAGCGTCTTCTCCTGgtacagcagcttgttgttctGGTTCACATCAAATGTCAGCTGGCCACTGGGAGACTGGACCGTCACTGTGCTGGAACCTGTTGGACTGAACACCAGAGTGGAGTAGAGAGCCAGAGCCTGGAGAGCCACCACTGTGTcctacaacacaaagcacaagcacTATGTGACCATCTACAGTTTGGTCACAGATAGAATGTGACAATAGGACACAGATCAGTacctgggtggaggagaagcctccATACTGGTTCTGCTGCCCCGTCAGCCACCTAACGATACTGGAGCAGTAGCCCAGGTCCTCAGCTGTAGGTGAGGCACTGAGTTTGGCCAGTAACACATAGGAGCTGatctccacagacagagaggctgaagtTTCCTCTGAGCTCTGAGACCAGTAGAGGAAACCTCctggaaacagacacaaaccaacacatacagtaaaacatgcttTTACAGCAAGGAAGTCAGACTCATGGTCTTTCACTCACCTTCTTTGGATGCGACTTtgtccaggtgctgcagaaggagagaacGAGTCTCCATGTCTCCTGCCAGAGTGAAGACGTAGGCCAGCAGAGCTGTAGTGTAGGTGTTACTGAGGTCACTGATAGACTCTTTGAGGCAGGACAGGCTCTTTGTTATCACCTGACTCTGGAACAGATTGAATGAATACGCTATAATATTAGGACTTGTATCAGTGTTTGTCATTGTTTACTTGATATTTGTTGgaataaagtaaattaaaaaaacctaAAGTCCATCTACATCACTACTGAGTATTTACTGTGTTGACTGTCTCAAACAGAACTAAATGTCAGAAGTTACTGTGGGGGAGACACATCACTATGGACGAACATTATGATAGAGTTCCTCTGTCATAATCATAAATAGATTATTGGAACAAGACTCAGCTCACATCAGCTGATGTGTTCATCTCCAAGAAGGCAGCAGTGATGTAAGCACTGAGAGTCACTTCATCAGACACTCCACCCTGTAGAGAGGAAGCATTCACACATCACTGGACATGCAtcacactgactgacagtagTTACTAATCACAGAGCAATGTCTTATGGTAATCCTGCAACTTTATTCCTATTCCAGTGCCATTCGAATTTTAATTTGTACTGGCTGTACAACGTCTGTCAGTTCACCTTCATTCTGTTGTTGAAGAGGTTTCCTGACTTTTCAAAGCAGCCgtttgccttttgtttattAATCAGCCAGGTCTTAGACTCTTTAATCTTTGTTGGGTCAATGTAGATGAAGGACTGAGCTTTAGCAAAAGATCTCAGCACAAACGCCGTCAGCCTGAGGAAAAGCACAAGATACACCAACAATAGTAATGTTACTGTAAACAGGAGAGCATGAGGTACAGTAGTACTGTGCCGTGATCAGTAATGCCACCACATGGTTTACTCTATGACCCTGGTGGTATCTGTATCGATAACTTTCTCACCAAGTGTTTCCTGGTCCTGACCCAAATGTGCTGTAAGCTCCATTATCCTCATAGTTCAGCTGTCTCTGGTAGCCTGTAGAACAACCACACATGGATACTGTATAAGTACAGGACCAGGCCAATAGTAATAAAGGCATCAATGTGTTATCATCATGTCTATGGTGTTAAATCACATTCCGCTGGTGGACAGACATTTTCTGAATCAGCAGTCAAGTTCATGTGCTGAGAACTTGATGATGACATGATGTCTGTGTTCATAATGTAAATTAGCTGCATAACTGATTAGTGAATTTGTCACTAAAACGATCACAGTTTAGTATCTGTGGTCAACCTCTACCTTCTGGTTGAGCCCTGCATTGCACTGCACCTACTGAAGTAGCTTTCTATCTTTGCAAGCAGTTCGTTTTACCTCAtctgtaatttttttattaacacctACACTATTGTTCTTTGAGAGGGTCAATGTGTAAGTAATTTTGCTTTAATGCAGAAGTGGCACAATGAGACTGACCACTGGTGAGGAAGTTTGTCGCCTTCTTGTTGATGTCtgggctcagctgctgtgtgttcttcAGGTACTGGAGGATGTAGATGTTGGGAGCTAGAAGAGCCATGTTCTGCTCCCCACATCCATACGGCATCTGTAGCAGGCCATCCAGGTTCTGCAGGGCTCGGCCCAGGATGTCGCCTGCAATGAACCATTCAAGCGCATCATTTACCAGATTGTTAATTTCTCTTAAAACAACACCTTGCACATTTTGGCATTTAGAAATGCTCATTTATAATAATCCTTTAGAAATACTTTAATAAAATGCACACAGTTGAAAAGCATATTTCCATGAGGATAATTTAATCAAGTTGCTTTACCcaggacagaaacagaagcatGGGCAGATCCTTCAATGACATTCACAGGAAGCTGTAGTTCGATTTCCTTTGTCAAAGCCTCTTCTGAGAATAAACAGAGCGTCATGTTACACAGAACAGGTCCAGTAAGAAGCAACATTGTTTCTTCTGAATTTCTTTCTGAAAGTCTTTCTGACTACAGACTATGTAGAAATACAATGAACACCATGACTAAACTACAGTAAAGCTATTTTTTGGCATTGCACTTTGTCTGCAGACGGTGCTGGTATAAACAGTTCTGACCTTTTGGACAGAGCAGCCAGCTGTAGGCGTTTGTGATCTCAGTTCCTTCAGCCTGAGGTGAAAACACAATGAGTTACAGTCAGTGATGCAAGTAGAAAATGGTCATTAAAAGGAATTCATGGATAAGTTGAGGCACCAACCTTGACAATCAGGGATTTTGTGACCACATCAACACGTCCTCTTTCTGGCAACATCACAACCTCATTGTTACATGTAACGTCGGATGTTACAGCCTCcgcactcacagacacactcactttGCCTTGAAAAGATAGAATCATATTTTTAGATAAATCACAGAAGTGTCAAAACAGTGTCACTGTGACAAATTTACTGATTGGAAGTAAAAAATGTTTGACTCACCTAGACTGGACGGGTCCATGGTCCAGCTGAGGGTTTTACGCTCGctgccacacagacaggacgtgtACTGGTCaccagagagaggagtgagggtgtaatgtggagacggggcaggagtcacagtgacctgttcaagaaaacaatgacacaaatgGACAATAAAATTAGCATTTCTTTATTGCTTTATCATTCACAGTTATTAGAAATCATTGATTAccatgatgcagctgctgaggtagTTGAAGACAGTCGCCTTCAGCTCAAGGTTCTCCCCCCGGATGATGGAGTAGGGCAGAGTGAGCTCCAGGAAGAAGGGCTGGAAGACCTTGATCTGTTTACGAGGAGCCAAACCAAAACCCTCAGAGGACAAACAGAAAGCCTCCGTCTCccaggtggtgatggtgtctGGGACCGTGAGGGACACATCCTTCTGTCCAGACTCTCTgcaccagaaaacacacagtcagtctgttagacaggaaaacaaacttACATAACTCAGATTTACAAACTGTAATAGACAAAATCTTCCCCGATTTTTCAAAATTAAATGTCTTTGCAAGAGACGCTCACCCAACTTCCACCAGGTCCCATATCCACGTCTCAGGGAAGAAAGTGCGGACTGTCACAACTGGTACTGTATCTCTATCAAAAACATTTGCACTAGAGCGTTCAAGAGCAATAGCAACAGGTGGAGATGCCATTCTCATGCCGTCAGATTTATACACCACATAACCTTAAATCAGAGCAGAAATAAACGTCAATAGCGAACAAACAGCAATGACAAATGTAACTAAATGTTcagcatgaaacacaaaatgGTCACCATGGCTTCCATAGTAATATTCTCTTCCTTTGTACTTGACACATGAAGGTATCTGAACAACCAGATTTGTTGCCAACTTCATTCCTACGTCCtagaaaataaacagtaaagTGAAAAAACAATTGTTTTCATGGCAATCAAATAAATGCACTACTATTTATTTGATAATCTTCATATTTTACATTGACCTATACCTGAAAAACTGTGAAAGCATCTTTCTGGTTATGATCAGGACGGGGCATAATGTATCTTTTTGTTCTGACAGTCAGACACTCAGTAGGATCCTGAACCTCAAATGGAATATAGGTAGATTTTGCAACAGGCAGTAAATTAAATAtctgaaaaggagaaaacataATTCAGAAATATAAAGTTCAATTAGGACATTAACAGTTTTACAGGTGATAAATTGAAAAACTAAAGTGATACAAAAGTACAATTAAACGATTCATAAAGGCTATATAGACATTTGAAACCAAAGGATTCGTAaatctctgtctccatctttcACCTTAtctgctgtcagactctccCCTGGCTCCTTAATGAGGACACTCTGGTCAACAGCACTAAGGCCACACAGAGAATCAGGTGCAGACGTCACCTTCAGGGTGGTCTCCTCTCCAGGAACGGCTGAGGACGGAGAGAACTCCAACGACACctgacacagcaaacacaaaacccGAGTTCAACCTtgatggttttttttttacatctttgaaaacacaacaataacttTAATTTTACTGACCTTGTTTCTGAAGCATTTCTCTGTGGAGAACTCTCTACTGCTGGCAATCACTGTCTCACTGGGGAGAACGGCGTAGGCTACCACCCGGACATCTGATGCCATGTCTGGAGACACTTTCAGCTCGAAGGACACCTCACCCTCATTCactaaaagaaaacaattaTTATAAACATCTGCTCTTTGCTGACCATCACTTAAAAAACATGGTTTAATTTGTCATTAAGACTGCAGTTTCCATAATGACTTATTACTTATTTGCCCACCTGGTTTATCAtgcaatttaatttttttgagCCCTTGTGTGTGTATCGTTCCTCTGGATGAAACCTGGGATTAATTTAAAGGGAGAAAAAAGAACAGGGCTCAGTCTATTAAATGCAACTAAATTAAtaattttcttctttttgttttatagATCAGTGTTGTAAAACACCACGTCGTGTTTCTCAACTGCTACAATAAATGGGCCATCACATTGTTTTGGTCTAGTGCCATGACGGTACACCATCTGTGTGGATGTAATACAGTACCATATATTGTACCTAATCACTGTTCTAGACCATGTTCACCTTGCAGGTCATAGTTTCTTCTTCAAACCTGTCATTTAGGCATCAGAGAAAcaaatactacaaaataaatacaaataatgtatttaaaggtttgattttatttttgcttggtTTAGGGgttgaatgttgtttttattgtgaactTGTACTGTATAGTTGTTGCGTCTTGACTAATTAATCGTGCTGTACGTATTCATGTACATACTGCATTCTCCTACAACCTGAGTGTTCCTTTCAGTCTAAAAGGGCAAAGTTATTCATGAGTCCAGCCATCACTCACCAGATACATCACATCCACGTTGCCTGGGGTCTCTCCAACCACAGTGTACTGGATGAAAACATCCTCTTCTGCGTAACAGAGAAGTGGTTTATCTTTGTTCTTCACCTCCAGGGAGCTGACTGTTTTGGTGTCAGGAGAAACATCCTGCGCCAGAGACAATCTGTGATTTCCGTCTTCGTAGTAAACTTTCCTATAACCAGCGTATTCCAGTGGCACTTTGTTGCTAACCTTTATGCACAGAATAAAAAGAagtgaaaagacaaaaatatagATAAAGGTAGAAGGAAATGcatcccagcaggcatttcaatgttgaatcatagttgaatcaaagatataattatggttgaatgaccattggattatgtgttgattttgaaaggtgaatcaatgTTGATGGGGCAACGTTATTTCAACGTCTTGCTTTAGACGTTACATAGAATTAAACGTTGTTTCAGCGTTGCTtcaacatcacaacaacaactgacattatttaacGTAGGTTGGTCGTGTGTCTGCtgggatgtgtttgtttgtttgttttgcttacATGTAGGATAATGTCCGTGTTGTAGTTGGCTGTGCTAAATGAGAAAGAAGCGACACCTTCACTGTCAGTGGTGACATTCTGTAGCAGCCGTGACGACCACTTTTCCCCCTCAAACAGGTGCAGTGTCATGTCCGCAATGGGCTTGTCATTATGATTCACAGCCTTAACCTGATGACATCAGAGATTCATTAATAAGAAGTCAGAATAATTCAGTTggactttgttttttaatatgcTACACCTACTTTTCCCTCCACGTTTGATCCTTGTTGATAAATCTTGGGTGTATCAATAAAAGAAAATTTACCAGCAACAAAGGATAAAGTTATTTTCTTCTGTTGTAGGTGTGAAATACCTGCAGGAGAAGTTTCAACATGTTACAAACATAAGTCTGTTATATCAACGAAATAAACTTTACACAAACTTAAATCTAGTTAATTAAACTAAACCTGCCTGTCCCCTCCTCTTCCACGCTGGCCCGGACATCCAGGACATCTTGAAGCACCTTCTGGTCAACTTTTGTAAAAGCTGACAACTTTAATGTAAAGGTAGCGCAGCCTGACTTGTCAGTCTAGTACAAAAAATTAATATCAACAAGCAATGATTACATGTTTCAATTAAACAGTTTACAGTGAAATATTTCAGACGACATCAAGCTGCTAAAACAGGAATATTTTCACTGCTGCAACAGTTTTGCGATGAATTGAGGAAAGTGACTGTTGCTGAATTTACattattgtttttcttcttctggctCACActttatatttgtatatttattagCCTGTAGAATCGGTGTCAAACATGAGGATTGTTTTAAAGTCAAAggattcttgaaaaaaatcgtggctaaacaattatctgattGTTGACAGGTTATTCCCAAGTA from Betta splendens chromosome 13, fBetSpl5.4, whole genome shotgun sequence includes:
- the LOC114868657 gene encoding alpha-2-macroglobulin-like, yielding MGRPGKQMWTWTLCVCLSWMCVDQVLGKPQYMVAIPAILEAGTERQFCASLLKPNETLAMTVRLVSEEEGLILFQHKSSEEFHICTQFKVPLVKDKTVQRFEVEVKGDTFYSKEVRKVQIKVFRPMTFIQTDKPMYLPGQTVNFRVVSLDTSFRPANRQYNVIEIEDGNNNRIAQWLNETSNSRILQLSYPLNSEAREGTYTITVSARENDVNHNFKVEKYVLPKFDVKIDASEEVSIVQEEIKVEACAKYTYGQSVPGNVHLEVCRPLSRYVVPDVVAPCYKESKQTDKSGCATFTLKLSAFTKVDQKVLQDVLDVRASVEEEGTGISHLQQKKITLSFVAGKFSFIDTPKIYQQGSNVEGKVKAVNHNDKPIADMTLHLFEGEKWSSRLLQNVTTDSEGVASFSFSTANYNTDIILHVSNKVPLEYAGYRKVYYEDGNHRLSLAQDVSPDTKTVSSLEVKNKDKPLLCYAEEDVFIQYTVVGETPGNVDVMYLVSSRGTIHTQGLKKIKLHDKPVNEGEVSFELKVSPDMASDVRVVAYAVLPSETVIASSREFSTEKCFRNKVSLEFSPSSAVPGEETTLKVTSAPDSLCGLSAVDQSVLIKEPGESLTADKIFNLLPVAKSTYIPFEVQDPTECLTVRTKRYIMPRPDHNQKDAFTVFQDVGMKLATNLVVQIPSCVKYKGREYYYGSHGYVVYKSDGMRMASPPVAIALERSSANVFDRDTVPVVTVRTFFPETWIWDLVEVGESGQKDVSLTVPDTITTWETEAFCLSSEGFGLAPRKQIKVFQPFFLELTLPYSIIRGENLELKATVFNYLSSCIMVTVTPAPSPHYTLTPLSGDQYTSCLCGSERKTLSWTMDPSSLGKVSVSVSAEAVTSDVTCNNEVVMLPERGRVDVVTKSLIVKAEGTEITNAYSWLLCPKEEALTKEIELQLPVNVIEGSAHASVSVLGDILGRALQNLDGLLQMPYGCGEQNMALLAPNIYILQYLKNTQQLSPDINKKATNFLTSGYQRQLNYEDNGAYSTFGSGPGNTWLTAFVLRSFAKAQSFIYIDPTKIKESKTWLINKQKANGCFEKSGNLFNNRMKGGVSDEVTLSAYITAAFLEMNTSADSQVITKSLSCLKESISDLSNTYTTALLAYVFTLAGDMETRSLLLQHLDKVASKEGGFLYWSQSSEETSASLSVEISSYVLLAKLSASPTAEDLGYCSSIVRWLTGQQNQYGGFSSTQDTVVALQALALYSTLVFSPTGSSTVTVQSPSGQLTFDVNQNNKLLYQEKTLQDTTGKYSLEVKGTACASLQISHHYNIPPPADDTTLSVEVTPEVDCTSKSHRPKLTLKLKSQYKGKENSTNMVILDIKMLSGFVPDPDSLKNLKLKLFVDRVEQEEDRVLVYFSLVPKGLPLEHTLDLVQEIAVQNLKPAVVKIYDYYQPSDNAVTEYINPCAAA